A DNA window from Hevea brasiliensis isolate MT/VB/25A 57/8 chromosome 2, ASM3005281v1, whole genome shotgun sequence contains the following coding sequences:
- the LOC110632741 gene encoding protein SHI RELATED SEQUENCE 5, protein MAGWFYLSGREGASSKQEEEKDQDNNSFLYRSNEEIYNKGFEIWPQYYQQQQNINSHSSFGVGLSRRSSSDESSRSGFTVMRQGGLGGGGGEGGGMNCQDCGNQAKKDCVHLRCRTCCKSRGFPCQTHVKSTWVPAAKRRERQQQLSALQHQQEQQEQQNQEQQFRGENPKRQRENQGGAPSLACTGLATTTSGLEVAHFPPEVNSPAVFRCVRVSPMDEPDEQYAYQTAVNIGGHVFRGILYDQGPDGRYTSGGESSSGGAQQLDFITAATTSTAATTTNASNPGAEAMLDPSLYPAPLSAFIAGTQFFPPPRS, encoded by the exons ATGGCTGGGTGGTTCTATCTAAGTGGGAGAGAAGGAGCATCAAGTAaacaagaagaagagaaagatcaAGACAACAACTCGTTTTTGTACAGATCAAACGAGGAGATCTACAACAAGGGGTTTGAGATATGGCCGCAGTATTATCAACAACAGCAAAACATCAACAGCCACTCCTCGTTTGGAGTGGGTCTTAGTCGAAGAAGTTCATCTGATGAGTCATCAAGATCAGGGTTTACGGTGATGAGGCAAGGTGGACTAGGAGGAGGAGGGGGAGAAGGAGGAGGAATGAACTGTCAAGATTGTGGGAACCAAGCTAAAAAAGATTGTGTCCATTTGAGATGTAGAACTTGTTGTAAAAGCCGAGGGTTTCCGTGCCAAACCCACGTCAAGAGCACTTGGGTCCCTGCTGCAAAAAGGCGAGAGAGGCAACAACAGCTATCTGCTTTGCAACATCAGCAGGAGCAACAAGAACAACAAAATCAAGAACAACAGTTTCGAGGAGAGAATCCAAAAAGGCAGAGAGAGAATCAAGGTGGTGCTCCCTCTCTTGCTTGCACTGGTTTAGCCACAACCACGTCAG GGTTGGAAGTAGCTCACTTTCCACCGGAAGTGAATTCCCCAGCGGTGTTCCGTTGCGTTAGAGTAAGCCCAATGGATGAACCAGATGAGCAGTATGCATATCAAACGGCTGTCAATATCGGAGGCCATGTTTTCAGGGGAATTCTCTACGATCAAGGTCCAGATGGCCGTTACACAAGTGGAGGAGAGAGCTCCTCTGGCGGAGCCCAGCAACTGGATTTCATAACGGCAGCGACAACTAGCACTGCAGCAACTACGACAAACGCTAGTAACCCAGGTGCTGAAGCTATGCTCGACCCATCTCTATATCCAGCTCCACTCAGTGCTTTTATTGCTGGTACGCAATTCTTCCCACCCCCAAGGTCCTAG
- the LOC110632726 gene encoding V-type proton ATPase subunit a2 — translation MVEQRCWPKMDLLRSESMQLVQLIIPLESAHRAISYLGDLGLFQFKDLNAEKSPFQRTYAAQIKRCAEMARKLRFFKEHMTKTGMLPSTRSAITNDIDLDNLEVKLGELEAELIEINSNNEKLEHSYNELVEYKLVLQKAGELFYSAQRSAAVQQRELQVDNHGEGSIDSPLLLEQEMITDPSKQIKLGFVSGLVSREKSMVFERILFRATRGNVFLKQSVVENSVVDPVSGEKVEKNVFVVFYSGERAKNKILKICEAFGANRYPFAEDLSKQYQMMTEVSARLIELKTTIDVGLAHQSNLLQTIGFQFEQWNLLVKKEKYIYHTLNMLSIDVTKKCLVAEGWCPAFATDQIQNALRRATIDSSSQIGAIFQVLQTKESPPTYFCTNKFTSAFQEIVDAYGIAKYQEANPSVYTIITFPFLFAVMFGDWGHGICLLLVTLYLIIREKKLSSKKLGDIMEMTFSGRYVIMMMAIFSIYTGLIYNEFFSVPFELFGPSAYACRDQSCRDASTAGLIKVRDTYPFGVDPKWHGTRSELPFLNSLKMKMSILLGVAQMNLGIMMSYFNAKFFGDKLNIWYQFVPQMIFLNSLFGYLSLLIIVKWCTGSQADLYHVMIYMFLSPTDDLGDNQLFLGQKFLQLLLLLSALVAVPWMLFPKPFLLKKQHEERHQGQSYALVDRTDDPLEIEPHYDSHKHEEFEFSEVFVHQLIHTIEFVLGAVSNTASYLRLWALSLAHSELSSVFYDKVLLLAWGFNNTIILIIGIIVFVCATVGVLLVMETLSAFLHALRLHWVEFQNKFYEGDGYKFHPFSFALLGNEDE, via the exons ATGGTGGAGCAAAGATGTTGGCCAAAGATGGATCTGCTACGTTCGGAATCTATGCAATTGGTACAACTGATCATCCCACTCGAATCAGCTCATCGCGCAATCTCCTATCTCGGTGACCTTGGTCTCTTTCAATTCAAAGAT CTCAATGCCGAAAAGAGCCCGTTCCAGCGGACATATGCTGCTCAG ATTAAAAGATGTGCAGAAATGGCTCGTAAGCTACGTTTCTTTAAGGAACACATGACAAAGACTGGGATGTTACCTTCAACAAGGTCTGCAATAACCAATGATATTGATTTGGACAATCTGGAG GTGAAACTTGGCGAACTCGAAGCTGAGCTGATAGAGATAAACTCAAATAATGAAAAGTTAGAGCACTCATACAATGAACTAGTAGAATATAAGCTTGTTCTGCAGAAG GCTGGTGAACTTTTCTATTCAGCTCAGAGAAGTGCTGCAGTTCAGCAAAGAGAACTTCAAGTAGATAACCATGGTGAAGGATCCATTGACAGTCCATTATTGCTGGAGCAA GAAATGATAACGGATCCATCAAAGCAAATTAAGCTGGGCTTTGTCAGCGGCCTTGTATCCAGAGAAAAATCAATGGTTTTTGAAAGGATCCTTTTTCGTGCAACCAGGGGAAATGTGTTTTTGAAGCAatctgtggttgaaaattctgttgTTGATCCTGTTTCTGGAGAGAAG GTTGAGAAAAATGTATTTGTTGTTTTCTACTCTGGTGAAAGAGCAAAGAACAAAATTCTTAAGATTTGTGAGGCCTTTGGAGCAAACCGATATCCATTTGCTGAGGACCTAAGCAAACAGTATCAGATGATGACAGAG GTGTCTGCAAGACTTATAGAGCTGAAGACCACCATAGATGTTGGATTGGCTCACCAGAGCAATTTGTTACAGACAATTGGCTTTCAATTTGAGCAGTGGAATCTTCTG gtgaagaaggaaaAATACATTTACCACACTTTAAATATGCTTAGCATAGATGTGACAAAGAAATGTCTGGTTGCTGAAGGTTGGTGTCCTGCTTTTGCAACAGATCAG ATTCAAAATGCACTGCGACGGGCAACTATAGACAGCAGCTCACAAATTGGAGCAATATTCCAGGTTTTGCAGACAAAGGAATCACCACCTACCTATTTTTGCACGAACAAATTCACTTCTGCCTTTCAAGAAATTGTAGATGCATATGG GATTGCCAAGTACCAGGAAGCAAATCCCAGTGTATATACAATTATTACATTCCCATTCCTTTTTGCCGTGATGTTTGGTGACTGGGGCCATGGTATTTGCTTGCTGCTGGTAACATTGTATCTCATTATTAGGGAAAAGAAATTGTCCAGCAAG AAACTCGGAGACATCATGGAAATGACTTTCAGTGGCCGTTATGTTATTATGATGATGGCAATTTTTTCAATCTACACTGGATTGATATATAATGAATTCTTTTCAGTCCCTTTTGAGCTATTTGGTCCCTCTGCCTATGCTTGTCGTGACCAGTCATGCAG AGATGCTTCTACTGCTGGTCTCATTAAGGTTCGTGACACTTATCCATTTGGTGTTGATCCTAAGTGGCATGGCACCAGGAGTGAGTTACCTTTTCTTAACTCATTAAAGATGAAGATGTCAATTCTGTTAGGAGTGGCCCAAATGAATCTTGGGATTATGATGAGCTACTTCAATGCAAAGTTCTTTGGAGATAAACTAAATATCTG GTACCAATTTGTTCCCCAGATGATTTTCTTGAACAGCTTGTTTGGTTACCTTTCACTTCTGATAATTGTGAAATGGTGCACTGGCTCTCAAGCTGATCTATACCATGTGATGATATACATGTTTTTGAGTCCTACTGATGATTTGGGTGACAACCAACTTTTTCTTGGCCAGAAATTCCTTCAG CTTTTGTTGCTACTGTCAGCCCTTGTTGCTGTACCATGGATGCTGTTTCCAAAGCCATTTCTATTGAAGAAGCAACATGAGGAA AGGCACCAAGGTCAATCCTATGCCCTGGTTGACAGGACTGATGACCCTCTTGAAATAGAGCCCCATTATGATTCCCATAAACATGAGGAATTTGAGTTCAGTGAGGTCTTTGTTCACCAGCTTATACATACCATAGAGTTCGTGCTTGGAGCAGTATCTAATACGGCTTCATATCTGCGTTTGTGGGCACTCAG TTTGGCCCATTCAGAGTTATCAAGTGTATTTTATGACAAGGTTCTACTTCTAGCCTGGGG GTTCAACAATACCATTATTCTTATCATTGGCATAATTGTTTTTGTATGCGCAACTGTTGGTGTGCTTCTAGTGATGGAAACCTTAAGTGCATTCCTGCATGCCTTGAGGCTTCACTGGGTAGAGTTCCAGAACAAGTTCTATGAGGGAGATGGATACAAATTCCACCCATTTTCATTTGCTTTACTTGGCAATGAGGATGAATGA
- the LOC110632717 gene encoding histone H3.2: MARTKQTARKSTGGKAPRKQLATKAARKSAPATGGVKKPHRFRPGTVALREIRKYQKSTELLIRKLPFQRLVREIAQDFKTDLRFQSSAVAALQEAAEAYLVGLFEDTNLCAIHAKRVTIMPKDIQLARRIRGERA; the protein is encoded by the coding sequence ATGGCTCGTACCAAGCAGACCGCTAGGAAGTCCACAGGAGGCAAAGCCCCACGGAAGCAGCTGGCAACAAAGGCAGCTCGCAAGTCAGCACCAGCCACCGGAGGTGTCAAGAAGCCCCACCGATTCAGGCCTGGAACTGTCGCCTTGAGAGAAATTAGGAAGTATCAGAAGAGTACTGAGCTTTTGATCCGCAAGCTCCCATTTCAAAGACTTGTGAGGGAAATTGCTCAGGATTTCAAGACTGATCTGAGGTTCCAGAGCAGCGCTGTTGCAGCTCTTCAAGAAGCAGCAGAGGCTTACCTCGTTGGGCTATTTGAGGATACAAATCTCTGTGCTATTCACGCTAAGAGAGTTACTATTATGCCCAAAGATATTCAATTGGCCCGAAGGATTAGGGGTGAAAGGGCTTGA
- the LOC110632710 gene encoding uncharacterized protein LOC110632710 produces the protein MDEDHGSSGSSSGVLETAKADRSVWLMKCPLVVAKSWQSHSSSSDSHPLAKVVLSLDPLRGEDSSGLQFTMEMAGSETGNVPKSYSLNMFKDFVPMGVFSETSQGRVAMEGKVEHKFDMKPHEENIEEYGRLCRERTNKSMIKNRQIQVIDNDRGVHMRPMPGMIGLMSSNSKDKKKTAPVKQSDMKRTRRDRGELEDIMFKLFERQPNWALKQLVQETDQPAQFLKEILNELCVYNKRGTNQGTYELKPEYKKSAEDTGAD, from the exons aTGGATGAAGATCACGGTAGTAGTGGGAGTAGTAGCGGTGTCTTGGAAACGGCAAAGGCTGATAGATCGGTGTGGTTGATGAAGTGCCCGTTAGTCGTAGCGAAGTCTTGGCAGAGTCATTCCTCTTCCTCAGATTCTCATCCTCTCGCCAAGGTCGTTCTTTCCCTCGATCCTCTCCGCGGCGAGGATTCCTCTGGTTTACAG TTCACTATGGAGATGGCTGGCAGTGAGACTGGCAATGTACCTAAGAGTTATTCTCTGAACATGTTTAAAGATTTTGTTCCTATGGGTGTCTTTTCTGAGACAAGTCAAG GAAGAGTTGCCATGGAAGGGAAAGTGGAACATAAATTTGACATGAAGCCCCATGAGGAAAACATTGAGGAGTATGGAAGATTATGCCGTGAAAGAACAAATAAGTCCATGATCAAGAATAGGCAAATACAG GTGATTGATAATGACCGAGGAGTGCACATGAGGCCCATGCCTGGAATGATTGGCTTGATGTCATCTAACTCAAAG GATAAGAAGAAAACAGCACCAGTTAAACAGTCAGACATGAAGAGAACCAGGAGGGATCGTGGGGAATTGGAGGATATCATGTTCAAGCTGTTTGAAAGACAACCAAATTGGGCCTTGAAGCAACTTGTACAAGAAACTGATCAACCTGCG CAATTCTTGAAGGAGATACTGAATGAGCTGTGTGTGTACAACAAGCGAGGAACAAATCAAGGAACTTATGAGCTGAAGCCAGAGTATAAGAAATCTGCAGAGGATACGGGCGCTGATTAA